One window of Aggregicoccus sp. 17bor-14 genomic DNA carries:
- a CDS encoding VWA domain-containing protein encodes MPPDLTFHSPQAFWGLLLVPLLALWAWRERRTRAPLRFSAARVLARQGRGLRTYLLPVLPVLRVAAVVLAVVAIARPQERGARVRDASVEGIDIVVALDLSTSMEAGDFRPQNRLFVAKQVLSDFISARANDRIGLVVFAGAAYTQAPLTLDYGVLKSVIAQLATRVLEDGTAIGDALATALNRLRSSDAKSRVVVLITDGDNNAGKIAPMDAAAMAKSLHIPVYTILVGKGGKVPFPQGTDLFGNVVWRETEIPINPELMQDIADTTGGTYYRATDPEGLRRGLQQVLDSLERSKLMEGGASANYSEEFHPYLLAAFALAALELLLRATLLRVFP; translated from the coding sequence ATGCCTCCGGACCTGACGTTCCATAGCCCGCAGGCCTTCTGGGGCCTCCTGCTGGTGCCGCTGCTCGCGCTCTGGGCCTGGCGCGAGCGGCGCACGCGCGCGCCCCTGCGCTTCTCGGCGGCGCGCGTGCTCGCGCGTCAGGGCCGCGGCCTGCGCACCTACCTGCTTCCCGTGTTGCCCGTGCTGCGGGTCGCCGCGGTGGTGCTCGCGGTGGTGGCCATCGCGCGGCCGCAGGAGCGCGGCGCGCGCGTGCGCGACGCGAGCGTGGAGGGCATCGACATCGTCGTCGCGCTGGACCTCTCCACCTCCATGGAGGCCGGCGACTTCCGTCCCCAGAACCGCCTCTTCGTGGCGAAGCAGGTGCTCAGCGACTTCATCTCCGCGCGCGCCAACGATCGCATCGGCCTGGTGGTCTTCGCCGGCGCGGCCTACACCCAGGCGCCGCTCACCCTGGACTACGGGGTGCTCAAGAGCGTCATCGCGCAGCTCGCCACGCGCGTGCTCGAGGACGGCACCGCCATCGGCGATGCGCTGGCGACCGCGCTCAACCGCCTGCGCAGCTCGGACGCGAAGAGCCGCGTGGTGGTGCTCATCACCGACGGTGACAACAACGCCGGGAAGATCGCCCCCATGGACGCGGCCGCCATGGCCAAGAGCCTGCACATCCCCGTCTACACCATCCTCGTGGGCAAGGGCGGCAAGGTGCCCTTTCCCCAGGGCACGGACCTGTTCGGCAACGTGGTGTGGCGCGAGACCGAGATCCCCATCAACCCCGAGCTGATGCAGGACATCGCGGACACCACGGGCGGCACCTACTACCGCGCCACCGACCCCGAGGGGCTGCGCCGCGGCCTGCAGCAGGTGCTCGACTCGCTCGAGCGCTCGAAGCTGATGGAGGGCGGCGCCTCGGCGAACTACAGCGAGGAGTTCCACCCCTACCTGCTCGCCGCCTTCGCGCTCGCCGCGCTCGAGCTGCTGCTGCGCGCGACGCTCCTGAGGGTGTTCCCGTGA